The Henckelia pumila isolate YLH828 chromosome 2, ASM3356847v2, whole genome shotgun sequence genome includes a window with the following:
- the LOC140877504 gene encoding uncharacterized protein gives MRRGYDSCDMEFATALAASAYAIHSMESQETGSRNRRKMSSTRRDEPLMRAAKTVSPRKPSQRDARTSSFSRPTTTPVLFEDERSKGTSRVHGINNIADSWEEAQMIKIRKRYEKMYSEIQAWENEKKMSAKHRLERRESDLEIKKSRNMKHYQSKISKIDRLADGAKAQIEEKRRVQVSIVKEKASKMRSAGKVSVKYCFCF, from the exons ATGAGACGTGGATATGACTCATGTGATATGGAATTCGCTACTGCGTTGGCTGCGTCTGCTTACGCCATACATTCCATGGAATCGCAAGAAACCGGTTCCAGGAATCGAAGGAAGATGAGTAGTACTAGAAGAGATGAGCCCTTGATGAGAGCAGCAAAAACAG TTTCTCCGAGGAAACCATCTCAGAGAGATGCTAGGACTTCATCCTTTTCCAGGCCTACTACTACACCTGTGCTATTCGAGGATGAAAGGTCCAAGGGAACTTCGAGGGTACACGGAATTAATAATATTGCAGATTCTTGGGAAGAAGCTCAAATGATAAAGATCCGAAAACG ATATGAGAAGATGTACTCAGAGATTCAAGCTTGGGAGAATGAGAAGAAGATGAGCGCAAAACATCGACTCGAAAGACGAGAG aGTGATTTGGAgataaaaaaatcaagaaacatGAAACATTACCAGAGCAAGATATCGAAGATCGATCGTTTGGCGGATGGAGCAAAGGCACAAATCGAGGAGAAAAGAAGAGTTCAAGTGTCTATTGTGAAAGAAAAGGCAAGCAAAATGAGGTCTGCAGGAAAAGTTTCTGTCAAATACTGCTTCTGCTTCTAA
- the LOC140880119 gene encoding SNAP25 homologous protein SNAP33-like: MFGHKKSPLHRFSKHHSGDPKVPDNSVSNPFDSDDETDNKKSLQAARRTSSDPSPMTPNSSSNPFDDDEIKGTSSSKPFLSSAARNKYKNDFRDSGGLENQSVQELENYAVYKAEETTNAVNGCLKIAEDMRDDATKTLITLHQQGEQITRTHMVAADIDHDLTRGEKLMGSLGGMFSKTWKPKKTRPIAGPVIIRDDPVQRKGNHLEQREKLGLTHGSKERSYSCTPPNEPTNALQKVEFEKGKQDDSLSDLSNILGELKDMAVDMGSEIDRQTKAIENVQDDVEVLNIRVKGVTQRGRRLLGK, translated from the exons ATGTTTGGTCACAAGAAATCCCCCTTGCATAGGTTCTCTAAACACCACTCAGGCGACCCAAAAGTCCCTGATAATTCCGTTTCTAATCCATTTGATTCAGATGATGAAACTGACAATAAGAAATCCCTTCAAGCCGCAAGACGAACCTCATCAGACCCTTCTCCGATGACACCAAATTCAAGCTCGAACCCTTTTGATGATGACGAGATTAAAGGGACCTCGTCATCTAAGCCTTTTCTTTCTTCGGCAGCTAGAAACAAGTACAAGAATGATTTCAGGGATTCCGGTGGATTGGAGAACCAAAGTGTGCAGGAATTGGAGAATTATGCTGTATATAAGGCGGAAGAGACTACAAATGCTGTCAATGGTTGTCTCAAAATTGCTGAGGATATGAGAGATGATGCTACTAAAACATTGATTACCTTGCATCAACAGGGAGAACAGATTACGAGAACTCACATGGTCGCCGCTGATATCGATCATGACCTTACAAGG GGTGAAAAGCTCATGGGAAGTCTTGGAGGCATGTTCTCCAAGACATGGAAGCCCAAGAAAACTCGCCCAATTGCAGGCCCTGTGATCATTCGAG ATGATCCGGTGCAAAGAAAGGGCAATCACTTGGAGCAAAGAGAAAAATTGGGGCTGACTCATGGTTCCAAGGAAAGATCTTATAGCTGTACACCACCGAACGAACCTACAAATGCGTTGCAGAAAGTTGAG TTTGAGAAAGGCAAACAGGATGATTCCCTCTCAGATTTAAGTAACATACTGGGGGAGCTAAAGGATATGGCTGTAGACATGGGATCTGAAATTGACAG GCAAACCAAAGCTATCGAGAATGTTCAGGATGATGTGGAGGTGCTAAACATCCGAGTGAAAGGCGTTACTCAGCGTGGTCGTCGTTTGCTTGGAAAGTAG